The genomic segment TTTGCGTCTAAAATTTCAGCGTATTTAGCAAAGCTTGCTCTCGTGTGATTGCACTTTAAATTTGCTAAAAACCTCACTCCATAGCCTTTCTAAGCGGTTTTATGCCGGGTAGCTCTTTGCCCTCGATGAGCTCCAGACTCGCGCCGCCTCCAGTCGAGATAAAGGTCATCTCGTCGGCGTCTCCCGCACGCTCGACCACATCAGCCGTATCGCCGCCGCCAACGACCGTAGTTGCGTGAGTGTCGATAATGGCGTGGCTCATTTTGATGCTACCTTTGCTAAATTTATCCATCTCAAAAACGCCCATAGGTCCGTTCCACCAGATGGTTTGAGCATCGGCGATGACCTCTTTAAATAGCCTGATCGATGCTGGTCCGATGTCAAGCCCCATCCAGCCATTTGGGATCTCTTGAGCTGGGACGTATTTTACGGCGCTTTCAGCCGAAAATGTCTGAGCAGCGACTACATCTACTGGCAAGTAAATTTTTACACCCAGCTCTTTGCCTTTTTGTAAAATTTGCCTTGCATCTTCGATGAGCTCTTCTTCAAGGAGCGAATTTCCGATGTTTTCACCAAGTGATTTTAAAAATGTAAATGCCATGCCACCGCCAATTATCAGTTTATCTACGCGTGGCAGAAGGTTATGCAGGGCTTGAAGTTTGCCACTAACCTTTGAGCCACCCACAACTGCGACAAATGGGCGGGATGGATGTTTTATCAAATTTTGAGCGAAATTTATCTCTTTTTGTAGTAAAAATCCCGCCGCCTTATGCTTCTCGTCGTAAAATTTAGTGATCGCCTCGACCGAGCTATGCGCCCTGTGGCAGACGCCAAACGCGTCGTTGATGTAAAATTCGCCGTACTTTGCGAGCTCGTCGGCTAGCGCCTCGTCGTTTTTGGTCTCGCCCTTTTCAAAGCGTAAATTTTCAAGAAGCAAAATTTCGCCAGGTTTTAGCGCGGCGACTTTGGCTTTGGCGTCCGCGCCTATTATGTCCTCGGCAAATATCACGTCTCTATCAAGCAGCCTTGAAAGCCTCTTTGCCACGCCTCGCAGCGAAAATTTCTCCTCAAAGCCGTTTTTCGGACGTCCTAGGTGGCTAGCCAAAACCACGCTGCAGCCGTTATCTAGGCAGTAGCGGATCGTTGGTATCGCCGAGCGGATACGGCGGTCGTCGGTGATGTTTAAAAACTCGTCCATCGGCACGTTAAAATCGCACCTAACAAATACCTTTGCGCCGTCTAGCTCAAGATCGTTGATCGATAAAATTTCACTCATTTTTCACCCTTTAAATTTACTTTGTAGCTACGATCTTAGCTAGGTCCACAAGCCTTGTCGAGTAGCCCCACTCGTTGTCGTACCATGCAAAGACCTTTACCATATCATCAGCGATGACCTGCGTCGTGTCGCTAGCTACGATACTGCTGTATGCGCTCGTGCAAAAGTCACTGCTAACTCTATAATCGTCATCGACAAATAAAATTCCCTTTAAATTTGACTCCGCAGCCGTTCTAAACGCCTCGTTTATCTCCTCTTTGCTAGCTGGTCTTTTTAAAACCGCCGTTAGATCAACCATCGAGACGTTTGCCACTGGCACGCGCACTGCTTGGCCGTGTAGTTTGCCGCTTAGCTCGGGGAGCACTTTAGCGATCGCTTTTGCAGCTCCGGTGGTCGTAGGTCCGATATTTAGCGCTGCAGCGCGTGAGCGGCGGAAGTCTTTAGCTTTTACATCTACTAGGCTTTGGCCGTTTGTATAGGCGTGGATCGTGGTCATCAGCCCCTTTACGATACCAAATTTATCATTTAGCACCTTTGCAACTGGAGCTAGGCCGTTTGTAGTGCAGCTTGCGTTTGAGACGATCGCTTCACCTGCGTATTTATCGTCATTTACGCCAACTACGAACGTAGCCGTGTCGTCTTTTGCCGGAGCGCTCATAACGACTTTTTTGACGCCGCGAGCTAGATAGGGCTCGCATTTTTCAGTGGTTAAAAACTTGCCCGTACACTCCAAAACTACGTCTGTGCCGTATTCTGCGTAGCTAAGCTCGTTTAGATCTCTTGTTGAAAAAACTCTTATCTTTTTGCCGTTTACTTCTATAAAATCGTCGCTTATCACCTTAACGTCTTGCTTAAATTCGCCGTGCACGCTGTCGTATTTGAGCAGATAGCGCGTCATGTCGCGCGTCGCCGTGTCATTGATAGCGACAAGCTCAACGTCGTCTCGCTCTAAAATAATACGAGCAGCGCACCTGCCGATACGCCCGAAGCCGTTTATTGCTACTTTAACTGACATCTTAGCTCCTTTTGATATAATTACGCCTAATTCTACAAAAAAGAATTTTAAAACAAATATAAACAAGGCACTTTAATAGATGAA from the Campylobacter concisus genome contains:
- a CDS encoding phosphoglycerate kinase, translated to MSEILSINDLELDGAKVFVRCDFNVPMDEFLNITDDRRIRSAIPTIRYCLDNGCSVVLASHLGRPKNGFEEKFSLRGVAKRLSRLLDRDVIFAEDIIGADAKAKVAALKPGEILLLENLRFEKGETKNDEALADELAKYGEFYINDAFGVCHRAHSSVEAITKFYDEKHKAAGFLLQKEINFAQNLIKHPSRPFVAVVGGSKVSGKLQALHNLLPRVDKLIIGGGMAFTFLKSLGENIGNSLLEEELIEDARQILQKGKELGVKIYLPVDVVAAQTFSAESAVKYVPAQEIPNGWMGLDIGPASIRLFKEVIADAQTIWWNGPMGVFEMDKFSKGSIKMSHAIIDTHATTVVGGGDTADVVERAGDADEMTFISTGGGASLELIEGKELPGIKPLRKAME
- the gap gene encoding type I glyceraldehyde-3-phosphate dehydrogenase; the encoded protein is MSVKVAINGFGRIGRCAARIILERDDVELVAINDTATRDMTRYLLKYDSVHGEFKQDVKVISDDFIEVNGKKIRVFSTRDLNELSYAEYGTDVVLECTGKFLTTEKCEPYLARGVKKVVMSAPAKDDTATFVVGVNDDKYAGEAIVSNASCTTNGLAPVAKVLNDKFGIVKGLMTTIHAYTNGQSLVDVKAKDFRRSRAAALNIGPTTTGAAKAIAKVLPELSGKLHGQAVRVPVANVSMVDLTAVLKRPASKEEINEAFRTAAESNLKGILFVDDDYRVSSDFCTSAYSSIVASDTTQVIADDMVKVFAWYDNEWGYSTRLVDLAKIVATK